The Arctopsyche grandis isolate Sample6627 unplaced genomic scaffold, ASM5162203v2 HiC_scaffold_438, whole genome shotgun sequence DNA window accacataaataGTTGGAAAAAATAGCAAAGCTGgaattattcattaaaaaataaaaaaaccctCTACAAAATTGATCATAAAAGCACTATTAAAGATAATTTACTGCTTAACTTAAATATTCTGGggagtttatttaattatttatgtttgaAATAATTTAGGAAGCCGAATGTAGATGCTTTGTAACATCTAATTGCATATTAGTTTTAAAGTGTTGTTAAGGTCAATGGAACATTTAGTTCTAAGGCGAGCTGACTTTCGACAAGAGGTATTGATAGCTATAAGGCTGTGTAGAGTTGTAGGGGTAACCTgatttttgcagcatttgtactacttttaataaataccatttttttttagttttaaagtGTTTGATTTCGGTAGCCAACAGATCTTTGTTGGCTTCTGGAACGATGTCTCTTTCAAACATTCTAtctcacatttttttctataatcaTGTGAAACATTCCCAGAACTCTTATTTTATATCGTAGATTAGATGCATGTGCTTCGATTCGGGCTAAAAATAAGAATTCTTTTTACctaaagaatacaaaaaaattatttattatttaaacagaattcatgtcaaaaattttctcaataatttttttccacaaaacaAATAATAGGCAAAATTAAACCAGACTTTTTAACAGTAGAACAACGTTTTTGTATTCAGAAGCTACAAAATAATCtcttctaatttatttataaccGCAATATAAATAGCAATCACAAACACTGCATATAAACATAATCGGGTTTCATGTATGATGCAAAACATTATCTTGTGGGTAGATTTTTAGTTGTGGAACCTGTTTTGttttaatcatttatattttaatgctaaagttacccctatgtcattaaattctatctactgtttttttaaaatttaaaatttgttactgtcataattaaaaaatgatttttttcaattatttaaagttttattttttcttgccCATGGCAAATTTACTAAATAGCTTTaatctttttcaattattattagctCAAGCTGCTAAAAAAAGCGAAGCGGAACATAAAACAAAGCATAGCTTAACAGATATTTGGGAtacgaaattatttttactaGCAGCTTTGAGTTTGGGGTTATTTATagcatttatcatttttattaagaACTTCTATCTACCCGCGGAATTAAATGAGACTGAATTTATCGAAGAAAAGGTAATTAAATTACAATCTTCGGCTAAGGATTTAAAAGTGCAATTTGACGCGCGGGcggatattttaaataatttgattaacaGATTAAAGAATGTGGCAGAGGAATTAAACGGGTTGTTAAAACGATTAGATTATGAGGATGCCGTTACAAAACAATTGTACGTTGAAAAACTTCGAAAATTGGGCCAAGAATTTATGGAAGCAGAAGAGCAATTAAGcggttttaaaaatgaatttcccGTTTTAATTAGTAGTGCATTAAAAGCGGCCAAGGAAGAATTTATCTGGGAAATAATTTCTTAGAGTTTTTCCAACGAAAAACCTAATAAGATAGGTGCATAGggagaatattattattaaatcgatttattaattataattgttattatctgaagacctattagacattaagggttatttatttaagactatttcaacaataattAAGAATTTTTGTGTTTTGGCCAGCATCATAATACTCACTTTTTgactaaataaattaattaaaaagcataaaatttaaattatctactttttttaatttttttcaactttaagtaaataatttttttgaaatagctCAGCAACTTTATAATCCTAGTGATTTGATCGGCCCATGATGATTGTCTTTTGCCTGCGATGACGGCGCATTCTctttcttaaaatatttaatcattaagggtaATTGATGGTTATGTAACTTTGATGTAagtgattttataataatacaaacattataaGCCCGACCGTTACAAATAAGCAGCAAGTAAAAGTTATTTTTCTTTTAGTATTTAACACAAACTCTTTTAGCCATTCATTATCTTctgttttttctttaattactTTTGTAAAAggataatgaataataaaataacccaAGATCTAATTTTTAATCCAAGCACTCAAGAGTTTCGGTAATTTCAGTCCAtaacaaaaaagtaaaattttctgAAAGAATACTTACAGTTGCACCATAGAAGATGACAAAATCTTtacattattaaagtattaagtgtttatatttgtattttatttacactgcactttaaatacataattttatagtattttttacaaaaagttggattgttaaagttacccctattgccattaaattctatttacatggatatataagaaacttaaataaaaaaaaatcggatttattgaaaagtggttgcctacagcaaaaaaagaagtttacTACAAAACTCTGcgggcccctatagcatctctatccctctgccgacagtcggctagccttaggactaagtgttccattgaccttgagctggcgtttaattatagacagtaccatactgtcttgaagaaacttaaataaatacccatgtttacctcaaactcttactcaaataattttaatgtgaaatccgggttaattaaaaatttgcttTTATTCTATTGTTTTACTTCTTTTTTGCCTTCAACTTTTCCCTTAATAAATCATGCTTCATTcttgaatctaataattttattttccccTTACCTTTGGGTGCTACGAATTTACCATTCTTTTTAGGGAACACGAGCTTTAAATtacgtttttgttttttaaatgcatttttataaatcttTTTATAAATAACCGCTTCCTCTTCTTCGTTTTCAACTTCAACCTCCTTAATAACTTTGTTAGCACGCCTTGCCGCCCTACCCCTTTTTCTTCCCAGGTATTCTCGAACTTTTTTAGGAATAGTGTTAAATTCATTTAATGTGGCAACCCTTCGATCACATGTAAGTTCAATATCATCAGAATCTATCATATTTTATCAATCGtagattcaataaatttatcTCCCATTTTCTTCATCATAACTGCGCATTTCAGTTCGGATTCTGTCATATCCATAGAATCTGAACAAGTATCTTCAGATATTTCTTGTGTTTCTTCGGGTATTACATCATCCCCTTGCTCATCTTCTTTAGAATCAAATTCTTCAAATATTCTGTCATCAAAAAAACCGTCCCTGGCcattgttatatttgaaagtcctttaatttttttgctttttcctTTCTTATCTAGTTTGGATCGAATCTCATTAATTTTTTCTTCTACTGTTAATATAACAGGCCCTTCTTTCTCCtcaatttcattttcttcaactAAATCATCAAGAACGGGTATGTCATATTTTCCTTTTATAACACCTTTAATTAATTtagctttaaatttaaaaatccttttaaaatcaatttcattaattaattttaaatctttAAACATTTCATGTAATTCTTCTGTAATTAAATCACATGGAAAATCTACTAAAACTTTTGCGtaatcctttaattttttattactttttaatttaataaaatcacttAATAAGATTTTTTGATTGAGATCTGTTTCTTTTAGatcatcataaaataaaatttctgaaTTAAAATGACTAGGATTAACTTCTTCTGGATTTTTAAATCTTCTACAAACAACAAAAATTTCTGCAGATTCTTGTCTAGAACTTAAAGGTTTTGTAACATCAACAGCCTCAAATAATTCTTGTAAtacttttgtaattttaaaaaagttttcacTTCTAAAAACTTTAGTAACGAAACACCCACCTTCTTTTAAGAATTCCGTTGCTAATTTTAAAGCATGTAGAACTAAATCATTTTGTACAAACATATCTCTTTCTTTAGACGTTCCAAAATTGGGTGCACCGTCATGTACAAATACATCAACTTGATGCCCTTCTAAATGTCTAATCAAAGTTCTTCTACATTCTACTGTAGTTATATCTCCCATAAATGAAAGTGTATCTGAACCCAAATACTTAATTGGATCTAAATCGATACCAATGATTTTTCTTGGAGATGGCATTTCTTGTGCTAGAATTTGCATCCAACCTCCTGGAGCAGCACAAAGATCTACCGCAATATGGGCATCGGCAAGAAAATTGTACTTTTTGTTCAACTCCAATAATTTAAATGCAGATCTTGCTCTGTAACCCTTTTCTTTAGCCAAATTATAATACTTATCCAACCTTTGTTTTCTAACAGCCATTGGGTAaaaataagttgaaaatttttatcaaataaatagaaagaaaaataaattaaatacaactaAAACAAGAATGTGCTATAAATTACAAGATTTACAATAGTTTGagtttaaataatatgatttgCGTGAACTACAATACAACTTAAACAAGAACGTGTCATAAATTACAAGATTTAGAATAGTTTgagttaaaataatatgaattttcgTGAATTATAATACAACTAAATCAAGAATTTCTTATAAATTACAAGATTTACAATAGTTTgactttaaataatatgaattttcgTGAATTATAATACAACTAAATCAAGAACGTGTCATAAATTACAAgatttacaatattttgagttaaaataagTAGATAAATGAATTATAATACAACTAATATGTGAGCATAGGAAGAATTAAAGCATTACAACAGAGGAAAGATATTCGTTTATagataatagaaatttaaaaaggtGCACataaagatttttaattaacaGTATCTCTATTTATAgcgtaattacaaaataaatgggttttaaATAATTGTTGCTACCGAATAAATAGTGACGGCTAAACCGCAAAAATTGCTTTTATAATTCGTAATTAAGTGCATTCTAATTCTATTTGTTGTGTTATCccctattaatattatttaaataaatacccttaatgactaaaaaaaaaatcggatttaatgaaaagtggttgcctacagcaaaaaaagaagtttcctacaaaactctgggggcccctatagcatctctatccttctgccgacagtcggctagccttaggactaagtgtcccattgaccttgagctggcgttatatttagagacagtaccatactgtcttgcacccttaatgactaaatactttaatgatgaatcAAGAGCTaacgccatcttcgatggcacaagacactattaatacaaattaattacTTGATGCGCGcttataattatttaagttaATGGTATGTAATAAATACCCTTGTTATCATTATCTTCGTctctaaaattattttgtattaaatatttatttctatggtgatttttttttacaaataatattatgtactttaaaataaatatataaaagttgTTGGATTATAATTATTTGAGCCAATAAGTTCCTTAAACCCCCTGATTATGATTATCCTAGACTTTTACTATTATAATagttgtatttaaattattttagctaATAAGTTCCTTAACCCCCTTTCTTGTTATTTTCTACGACTtttactattataataattgtattcatAATTATTTGAGCCAATAAGTTCCTTAAACCCCCTTATTATGATTATCTACgactttaaatatataaaagatgTTGTAATCATAATTATTTGAGCTAATAAGTTCCTTAAACCCCCTTATTATGATTATCTAcgactttaaatattataatagttcttttcattttatattgtgcTTATacacattgaaattttaaattacaaaatagacaaattgttaaaattttattctcaGAAATAAGTAGCAAgaggtaataaaaatatttttaattctcatCTTCAATAAACTTCTTCATTCACAATTTTGTTTTAGCTTTTAATtacgcatttttaaattttctggTTTCT harbors:
- the LOC143922121 gene encoding uncharacterized protein LOC143922121 codes for the protein MAVRKQRLDKYYNLAKEKGYRARSAFKLLELNKKYNFLADAHIAVDLCAAPGGWMQILAQEMPSPRKIIGIDLDPIKYLGSDTLSFMGDITTVECRRTLIRHLEGHQVDVFVHDGAPNFGTSKERDMFVQNDLVLHALKLATEFLKEGGCFVTKVFRSENFFKITKVLQELFEAVDVTKPLSSRQESAEIFVVCRRFKNPEEVNPSVIKGKYDIPVLDDLVEENEIEEKEGPVILTVEEKINEIRSKLDKKGKSKKIKGLSNITMARDGFFDDRIFEEFDSKEDEQGDDVIPEETQEISEDTYSDDIELTCDRRVATLNEFNTIPKKVREYLGRKRGRAARRANKVIKEVEVENEEEEA